The Maribacter aquivivus DNA window CTACGGTTATGGTGAATCCTGATTTTGTAAAAATTGCGGAAGGGTATAGTATAGAAGCAAAACGAATTTCTGAGCGTAAAGATTTAAAATCTACAATTCAAGAAATGATGGCTTCTAAAGAACCATATTTCTTAGAAGTAAAGGTTGAACAAGAAGATAACGTATTTCCAATGATACCTTCTGGAGCTTCAGTTTCTGATGTTAGATTGAAATAATAAGAGAAAAGAATAATCTCATGAACGATACTAACATACAAGACATTCCAAAAATACACACGGAGATTACTCGTAAATCTGAAGAAATCGGATTTACGATGCCCTCAGACTTGTACGTTGGTAGCTTTCTCAAAACCTTAATTACCTCTAAACCCAATGGTAGATTCTTAGAAATAGGAACTGGTATTGGTCTTAGCCTTTCTTGGATGATAGAAGGAATGGATGCTGATTCTAAATTAATATCCGTTGATAATGACCCAGCGTTAATTTCAATTGCTTCTAGTTATTTTGGTGATGATGATAGGGTTGAGGTTATTTGCAAAGATGGTACTGATTGGATAAATGAATATTCAGGTGCTAAATTTGATTTGATTTTTGCAGATGCTTGGCCAGGTAAGTATAGTGAAATTGATGAGGTTTTAGATTTACTTCAGGTTGGCGGATTTTACATTATCGATGATATGACAAAGCAACCTAATTGGCCAGAAGGTCATGAGGATAATGTGATAGTTCTTACAGCGTATTTAGAACAACGTGAAGATTTACAATTGACCAAAATGAATTGGTCTACAGGCTTAATAATGGCCGTTAAGAAATAGTATAGAATAATATAATGACACCATAAAATCCTTTTTTAAAAGGAGTAGGTAATGAAAGCTTATGGAAAATCAATGGTTTACAATATCAGTATATTCAGAAAATAATGTTGGATTACTGAACAGAATATCAGGTATCTTTTTAAAGAGACATATTAATATAGAGAGTTTAAATGTCTCTAAATCAGAGATTGATGATGTTTCTAAATTTACGATTGTAGCACATACAACCGAAAAGTGGGTGCATAACATTGTCGGTCAAATAGAGAAGCAAATAGAAGTTATAAAGGCATTTTATCATACTGATGATGAAACCATTTATCAAGAATCTGCTTTGTTTAAAATAGCATCAGGACTCTTATTTGATGAACGTCAAATTCAGAATATCATTAAAGATAACAATGCACAGATTGTCACAGTATCAAGAGACTTTTTTGTCATTGCTAAAAGTGGTAGAAGAAATGAAATTGAAGAAATGTACGATCAATTAAAGCCGTATGGCATTATGCAGTTTGTACGTTCTGGCCGTATTTCGGTTACAAAGGATGAAATGAAAATTTCAGCGATACTAAAAGAATTTTAATAAAGAATCATAACAATAATCAAATAAAGTAAATACAAAATGGCCAATTATTTTAATACGCTATCATTAAGAGATAAATTAACGCAACTTGGAAAATGTCGCTTCATGGATTCGTCTGAGTTTGCAGATGGCGTAAATGCTTTAAAAGGTAAAAAAATTGTAATCGTAGGTTGTGGTGCGCAAGGTTTAAACCAAGGTTTGAACATGAGAGATTCTGGTTTAGATATCTCTTACACATTACGTGATGCTGCAATAAAAGAAAAAAGACAATCTTTTGTAAATGCATCTGAAAACGGATTCACAGTAGGTACCTACCAAGAATTGATTCCTACAGCTGATGTTGTAATTAACCTTACTCCAGATAAGCAACATACTGCTGTTGTTGGTGCGGTTATGCCATTGATGAAAAAAGATGCTACACTTTCTTATTCTCACGGTTTTAATATCGTTGAGGAAGGGATGCAAATACGTGAAGATATTACCGTTATTATGGTTGCTCCAAAATGTCCGGGATCAGAAGTACGTGAAGAATATAAAAGAGGTTTTGGTGTACCAACTTTAATAGCTGTTCACCCAGATAATGACCCTCAAGGTAAAGGATTAGAGCAGGCTAAAGCATATGCTGTTGGTACTGGTGGCGATAGAGCAGGTGTGTTGATGTCTTCTTTTGTTGCTGAAGTAAAATCAGATTTAATGGGCGAGCAAACTATTCTTTGTGGTTTGTTACAAACAGGATCTATTCTTTGTTTTGACAAAATGATTGAGAAAGGAATTGACGCTGGTTATGCTTCTAAACTAATTCAATACGGATGGGAAACTATTACTGAAGGAATGAAGTACGGTGGTATTACACATATGATGGACCGTCTTACGAATCCTGCAAAAGTGAAGGCTTTTGAGCTATCCGAAGAATTAAAGGATATTATGCGTCCGTTGTTTCAAAAACACATGGATGATATTATGACTGGTCATTTCTCAAAAACTATGATGGAAGATTGGGCAAATGATGATAAGAACTTATTAACGTGGAGAGCTGCAACAGGTGAAACTGCTTTTGAGAAAACTTTTGCAGGTAGTCAAGAAATTACGGAACAAGAATTTTATGACAACGGTGTGTTAATGGTAGCTATGGTTAGAGCTGGTGTTGAATTAGCTTTTGAGGCAATGACTGAGTCTGGTATTATAGCCGAGTCTG harbors:
- the ilvN gene encoding acetolactate synthase small subunit, producing MENQWFTISVYSENNVGLLNRISGIFLKRHINIESLNVSKSEIDDVSKFTIVAHTTEKWVHNIVGQIEKQIEVIKAFYHTDDETIYQESALFKIASGLLFDERQIQNIIKDNNAQIVTVSRDFFVIAKSGRRNEIEEMYDQLKPYGIMQFVRSGRISVTKDEMKISAILKEF
- a CDS encoding O-methyltransferase, whose protein sequence is MNDTNIQDIPKIHTEITRKSEEIGFTMPSDLYVGSFLKTLITSKPNGRFLEIGTGIGLSLSWMIEGMDADSKLISVDNDPALISIASSYFGDDDRVEVICKDGTDWINEYSGAKFDLIFADAWPGKYSEIDEVLDLLQVGGFYIIDDMTKQPNWPEGHEDNVIVLTAYLEQREDLQLTKMNWSTGLIMAVKK
- the ilvC gene encoding ketol-acid reductoisomerase, producing the protein MANYFNTLSLRDKLTQLGKCRFMDSSEFADGVNALKGKKIVIVGCGAQGLNQGLNMRDSGLDISYTLRDAAIKEKRQSFVNASENGFTVGTYQELIPTADVVINLTPDKQHTAVVGAVMPLMKKDATLSYSHGFNIVEEGMQIREDITVIMVAPKCPGSEVREEYKRGFGVPTLIAVHPDNDPQGKGLEQAKAYAVGTGGDRAGVLMSSFVAEVKSDLMGEQTILCGLLQTGSILCFDKMIEKGIDAGYASKLIQYGWETITEGMKYGGITHMMDRLTNPAKVKAFELSEELKDIMRPLFQKHMDDIMTGHFSKTMMEDWANDDKNLLTWRAATGETAFEKTFAGSQEITEQEFYDNGVLMVAMVRAGVELAFEAMTESGIIAESAYYESLHETPLIANTIARKKLFEMNRVISDTAEYGCYLFDHACKPLLTDFMKGIDTDVIGTNFSGDIDNDVDNAQLIAINKALRTHPVEIVGTRLRESMTAMKPIV